One segment of Cetobacterium sp. NK01 DNA contains the following:
- the rimM gene encoding ribosome maturation factor RimM (Essential for efficient processing of 16S rRNA): MELLSVGRVSGTHHLKGAIKVTSNIGDLEILNGNKVMVELTSGEIKILTVKKVASMIDKKWIVEFEELTNKTDASSIQNGVIKVRRDLLGIEDDEFLANDVIGMKVITEDEENIGEVVDIYETAAHDIYVIEDEEYETMIPDVEIFVKKIDFEKNQMIVSLIDGMREKKKD; this comes from the coding sequence ATGGAACTATTGTCAGTTGGAAGAGTTTCTGGAACTCACCATTTGAAGGGAGCAATAAAAGTAACTTCAAATATAGGAGATTTAGAAATTTTAAATGGAAATAAAGTTATGGTTGAATTGACATCAGGAGAGATAAAGATTTTAACTGTAAAAAAAGTAGCTAGTATGATAGATAAAAAATGGATAGTTGAATTTGAAGAATTAACAAATAAAACAGATGCAAGCTCAATACAGAATGGAGTTATAAAAGTAAGAAGAGATCTTTTAGGAATAGAAGATGATGAATTTTTAGCAAATGATGTTATTGGGATGAAGGTTATAACAGAGGATGAAGAAAATATAGGAGAAGTTGTAGATATTTATGAAACAGCAGCTCATGATATCTATGTGATAGAAGATGAAGAATACGAAACTATGATTCCAGACGTGGAAATATTTGTTAAAAAAATAGATTTTGAAAAAAATCAAATGATTGTTTCATTAATCGATGGAATGAGAGAAAAAAAGAAAGACTAA
- a CDS encoding DUF4911 domain-containing protein — protein sequence MDSYEFKIKTKREDIDFINKIMEAYEGVGIVRTKDADAGDLTIVSTTDFKEDVRMIVEDLNRKWVKAEIVWEGPWSGEL from the coding sequence AATAAAAACTAAGCGTGAAGATATCGATTTTATTAATAAGATAATGGAAGCTTATGAAGGTGTTGGTATTGTAAGAACTAAAGATGCTGATGCAGGAGATTTAACAATTGTTTCAACAACAGATTTTAAAGAGGATGTTAGAATGATTGTAGAAGATTTAAATAGAAAATGGGTAAAAGCAGAGATTGTTTGGGAAGGCCCTTGGTCTGGAGAGCTTTAA
- a CDS encoding KH domain-containing protein produces MEKLELLINYIIGELVETKEGIRITYDLIDDTVTFKVSVAQGEMGRVIGKNGLTANAIRGVMQAAGVKDRLNVNVEFVD; encoded by the coding sequence ATGGAAAAATTAGAATTGTTAATAAATTATATTATAGGTGAATTAGTTGAAACAAAAGAAGGAATAAGAATAACATATGACTTAATAGATGATACAGTAACATTTAAGGTAAGTGTAGCTCAAGGAGAAATGGGAAGAGTTATTGGAAAAAATGGATTAACAGCAAACGCAATTAGAGGAGTAATGCAGGCAGCTGGAGTAAAAGATAGACTGAACGTAAATGTTGAGTTTGTAGACTAA